agaaatgaatttggaGATTGGATCATAGGTTTCATCCATATCATTGGCAATTGTACAAGCGAGGAAGCAGAACTATGTGCTGTGTACAAAGGACTTGAAATAGCTTGGGAATTAGGACACAAAAAGTTAGTGCTACAATGTGATTAAGAGATAGTCGTGAAATGGATACAAATCGCAGTGACACCATGTTCGTGATCGTTCAACTTAGTATCAATATGCAAGAACCTACTTGCTAAAGAATGGGAAGTTAAAATACATCATATCTACAGAGAGGAGAATAGAGCAGCAGACTTCTTGGCATCGGCATATCTTGAACATGACAGAGGCTTGAGCATTATCGAGGATCCTCCGACAAGATTGAAGGAGATTATGGAAGAAGACAGTCTAGGATCGAGTATACGCCCGAGAGTGATAATAAAATAGATACATTATAATTGATGTCTTCACCCggtagataaaaaaaaatcactaaAAAAACCCATTATGTGATCACAATTCACAGCACAAAATATCGTAATTTATTTTAACTTTTTATTGATTTAATCCGGAAGTCCAAGATTacaatataaataaatacaGGGTTGGCCAACTTTCCAAAATTAAGATTCATAGATAAATAATTCAGGGTAGAAGAcaaattatattacttgtcaaTTCACAATAAATTAAGTAGCTAGCATGAGCACGTACTGCCTCCTATTAACATTacgagtaggtctcatgtgagaccgtctcacggatcttaatccgtgagatgggtcaaccctacctatattcacaataaaaagtaatacttttagcataaaaagtaatactttttcattgataacccaaataagagatccgtctcacaaatataacccgtgagaccgtctcacacaagtttttgcctaacaTTACACAGTTTAGCTAAGCAAATTGCTGTAGGCACCACCAGCAGCAGAAGTGGACAAGGGTAAGCAATGCCGTCTGGAACAAAACTTGACAGAAAAAGTCTTAGCTACAACGGTTATATAATCTTCGTTGCAGGTCCAATGGTCCAAATGTGCGAGGTTTATGTTTGACCCTACAAAAAATATTCATTATTGGATCCATTTTGAGAATAATAAcctcaaatttattttattttgaattatttttaaaatatttttttatttttaacttaataataatattaaaaaaaaaaaccccttCAGATTTGAGGTATAAAATATTGTACACAAATTTTGAAAGATATAGATTTTACTCGAGACTCGATTGTAACAAAACTCGCAAACCTTCCCCCTAActacaaaaatttaaataaaccaCTTTAATGGCCAATCTCTAGGTCAGTTGGAGAAAGAATGAATTGTACAgtaatgttttaaaatttagcctaaataattaaataaggaGATTCAATTAACACTGAGATCGAGAAGGTTGGTAAATTATCTTTCTGCTGTATAATTGGAGGATCATCTTTATTAGGACAAAACATGACCTTATGAATTTTCATTTTTGGAATTCAAATTTCCGCATTTGATTAAATCTCCCAATTAATTAGTTGAATCCATTAGACAACTTAAATCTTGGAAGGGAAGATTTGTCTTTTTTAATGAGAGCATTGTAGATTGGACTTCAACAAAGACTTATACTCGGCCCAGCGAATGAGAAAGGATTTAAACCGGCCCGAAGATATTAATGCATTTATCTTGAATCGAATAATACAATATTCACTCAATTAAAGCCATCCATCCATCCAATCGGGATAGATTCATTGGATCGTCCAATCTGCCTAGAAATCGCTCTGACCTATTCGTATAATTGCTCCCTTCCCTACTCAAACGGTCCTTTCTTTCTCACTTTCGAAAATCAACGAATCAAATAGATCATGAGTTTATACGTCGAATTCTATATTATCATAGAAACATTTTGTTTTTGGATATGATATGATTCCTCGAGTCTTTAAAAAAGTTGTACTTGTCCGAATTGCTATCTTGTTAATGAAATATGATTTCAtgctcgaaaaaaaaaaaatcagcacAATAAATTATGCCAAATTTGATTCAACCAAGTAGCatgcaaattttaaaattttaggacTCAAGAGGTATAACACTTTAATATTAAGAACAACAACAATAAAGAGTCttgaatttgatgaaaaatatttttcatagtgGAAATTTCAATATATTAATATTCATTTTTTTCTAATTGTATCTATGTGATTGTATAATACAAGATTATGACTAGGTTTTTTGTAAAACAGTCTCACGAATTTATatttgtgagatgggtcaaccttatgaatattcacaataaaaaataatattcttagcataaaaaataatactttttcatagatgacccaaataagagactcgtctcacaaaatacgactcatgagatcgtttcacacaagtttttgcctaatagTATTATATACTAACTAAATGAAGTCAATAAGTAATTTTAAGTTTTCCTAAAACACTATTCATTTTATAACAATCCATTCTCACCAAAAATACTCAACAAAAAATTAGAACTCTCAAATCTGATTCCCTCTCAAAACAATCGGTACCCCCATTATCTCCTGAAaaactaaatcaaatatttgagaaaattattttttatatataaaaattattgctaaactaattatttaaaaaataaatctggtttaaaaaatatattgtacGTTTTTATGTAACATAtactattaaaaatattatacaactTTAAACAAACGCATTGCGTGTACGATTATGATAGTAAGTCTATAAAGTAATTATATTTGCAATTAGAAGTTCTCCAGACATCTTACCAAAATATCATATACCTACGAGATTTTGAGAAGTAGTCACCTGATAGCTTATTTTTAGGGTAAAAATAATAGGGAGTatgaagaattaaaaatttgggCTAAACAGTAATTATTGGTGAAACTAATTAATAATTAGTCCCACCAAGGTAGTCACGTGGTAGCATATTAATTATGGTATCTTGTTGGCTGTCATAGATCTTTGTTCTTATTTTGACCAAATTAAATGGTTTGGGATCATACAAGTATGTACTAATCGAACATGGTAACTTGTTGGGGTTTTTAGGTATCCAATCATGGCAGTCTCACGTgttatattttgtgagacagatattatatcttatgaaaaaatattattttttatgctaaaagtattatttttattgtaaatatcgctaaggttgactcgtctcacagataaagattcgtgagaccatctcacaatagACCTATTCACCCACTAATTTAGTTTTGAAAAAGGTACATACATCTTTACATCAACATTATACACAAGAAATTGTGTgtgtaaaatattatataatcatatatattaaaattaatcgAGAAATGTAATAATTTATAGATAGGATTTTTTTTCTTAATAATTGAAATCGATTTGGAGGGAGATATTGAATAGTAATAAACTAGTAGATAAATGTAGGAAGTTGATAGATATGTTTTGGATTTTGAAAAGAACTTCACCAACACATCAAATTGGTTAGCGTAGCAAGTTTAACTTTAATAtatagtaaaataatatatatatatatatatatatatatatatatatatatatatatatatatatatatatataatatgtcttcatatgatttaaattacaattaaatttaaaataaagattacaTTATGCGGAGCAATTACATGTGagtaggggtgttcaaacttcggataaaaccgaaaaaaccgaacactaaaccgaaccgaaaaccgaattttataattcggatataaatgttaaaaccgaaattaatttggttcggtttcggattataaatgtcaaaaccgaaccgaccgaaaaaaccgaaatttaattaaattaataatgttatttttattttatattatttattgagatgatattagtgaatgaagaattattttgaataatacttagttgattgttgtttatgtaattcatttgtactttatatttaaatattttactaagaaatcattttaaaaaataacatattatattttataatatatttatattattaatttaaataattgtatcaaaaccgaaataaccgaccgaaataaccgaaccatttcggtaaaaaccgaaccgaaccgaagaaaaatggttcggatatcggattatatatttgtaaaaccgaaaaccgaaaaaaccgaatataaaaccgaaaatcgaaccgaaccgaccgatgaacacccttACATGTGAGTCATGGAAACAAAAACATTTTCTGTTTTTGGTGCATTAATTGGAGTTGTAAAGCCAAATTGATGTTTAATTTCCcgaaatctatatatataaaaaaatttagggCCCGTTTGGTATCATGGATTAGCCCATGATAAGTTAACAATCATGGGCTAATCCAATGTTTGGTTGGTTTTTTATCAAATATATGGGCCCGTGACAATAGGAAAAAGCCCGCACTGTAGCTACAATTTGTTGGACAAATAATACTGATAATTTAGGTGTGATAACTTAtcccactcttaatacctcctacttttccaattttacccttctcctaaattcaaactcaccaccacttaccGCCACGACCGCCGCCGGCCGACCACCGAAGGACCGCCGACCGTGGCCGAGAACCGGCCAACCGTTTaccgacggtttgtaaaaagcCGTCGCAAATCGCGACGgttttctcaaaaaccgtcgctaagcgacggtttttcagaaACTGTCGCCGATCTAAACAAGATCGACGACGGTTTctcaaaaactgtcgctattagcgacggttgtggaTCAACTGTCGCCGATTTTCCGGCAATCGTTTCAGGCCTTCTCACCCGCCGACCTTTTCCGGCAGACCATTTCCCACTGTCGCCGTCGAGAATGGGAAGGGCAAAttcgtcttttcatcaaaaaattcaaaattatcctacacttaaaaatcttaccaaacataatattattttacaccatatattacaatcctatcacaatcattttctttatcatttacgtactaatcattagtttagtCTATCTttccaaccaaacgtagccttaATGATTTCTCTAAATATCCATCCAGAGACATCCTATTTTTATGAACATCAATTGACGTTCATGCTTCTTTATCTCTGACCCAATATTTTGTCCTTTTTCTTGGTTTCATCCCCTTTGAGATTTTAGCAAGATTATTCGTCAAACTACATAGACTAGCGCTCTAAGCTATTATAGCAGGGTATTTTTTGTTTATCAAATATTGTGTTAGTAGAGATTGGGTTTGTACTTCATTGATCTCGTCCGTCAGATTAGTTGGTTTTTCTCTCCGAGTTTGATCCTTATTTCACGTgtgttgtaataaaaaaaatatattgtgttAGTAAATATCATTAAACATGTATTTTTATTGATAAAAATACATGCATGACATAGAAATTGTTTATTAtctcaatattaataatatattaagtatagatgtgtaatataatataattatttgttCTGAGTTTATTTAAAAAAGTATGGATTTATGGAGTATAAATTAAAGAGAGTGGTATTTACGTTGAACATGCGAGAGCATTTGTTATCGGCAGCGTGGCATTTTCTTTCACACGTACTGCTCTCAGCTATTTTTACACTTTCTTTTTCATCTCAAAGGCATCTGTTTTCGTCTCTCTCCTCTGTCTATAATTACTAGGCGATGCCTAATCTTCCTTCAGCTTCGCTTTCTTTCCTACAAAGTGACTTGCAATGAACTCATTCTCCTTATCTTGTGTGGGGTTCTTGTTGTAAACTTCACAGCTCTTTTCATGAGATATGGATTTTGGGGTTGTGAGCCACAAGCAACCCGCTTCTAATACTCCTAGTGGGGGTTCGACTGAGCCCGGAAATGAAAAGGGTAGCGGATCTGTGAATTTGAAGCACCAAAGATCTGGGCTTGCTGAGGATAACTGGAGGCTTACCAAAATGCCGAAGCCTGGTGAAGTTGATTTCAGTACTAAGAACGGTGCAAGTGAAAGTTTTGCATCTCTTGGGATATCTAATCCGTGGGGATCAGGGGTTGAGGATGGACAGAAGATGCTTTCGTTCTCTCGCAATGGCGGGATGGACAGTGATGATGCGAGTAGGAGCATCGCGTTTTCATTTTTTCCAGATGAGCCCCATAGTAGAACAGGAGGTACGTTTGGGTTCTGATAAGAAGGTTTTTGTTGTTattttgaagttgatttattttcTCTGTTTCTGCTCCCGCTTTTTTGGGTAAAGATTTGATTTTTAGTATAATATTTGAGTGGACTTTTCTTAGGATGTGATTAGTTTGTGGGGAAGTGTAGAACTGATTGATAAGTTTTTTGCTTGGGACGTTTATTTGCTTAAACATAAAGATGGGGATGGTGCAGTGATCTATCGGTTCTGTGGAGTTGGGTGCTTTGTGAAGggttttttttcccaaaaaaaaataaagtcttAACTTGGATCTTCTCCTGTATTACTCAATAATATTTTGGAATCTTGTCAAGAATAAcgtagatttttaaattttattggcCCCAAACAGTGGGCATCTCATGTTATAACACCATGCATTCTTTCAGGTATTTGATGCACTGTTAGTTCGATATATGCGCACGCCCATACACAAACTTCCACCTAACTTTCTTGTTTTGGTTCTTGGTTGATCAGTTGGTTTAAATGACAGCACGCGGGCGCCTTTTGCTAGGTTGAAAGGGCCATTTACTCCCTCTCAATGGATGGAACTTGAGCATCAGGCTTTGATTTATAAACATATTGTGGCAAATGTTCCTGTTCCGTCATACTTACTTGTGCCCATCAAGAAATCCTTATATTCATATGGAACTCATGCCTCCAATTTATGTAAGCTTCCGGTTAAACTGATAATGGCCTGCTTTATTTCTGTCgctttttttattcttttgagtTGTCTTGTTCTGTTTTTGGCAGTAATTTATTAGGATGTTTTCTCAATGGCCAATATCATGTTTCCCCCCTGCTATTTAAGGAATTAATTTATGAAAGTCATGAGCTGAACAACTCTATAGCACTTACTTGTTTTAGGGTATTTGGCTATTTATCTCCTTTTTTGTGCATGCAGTGGGGTGGGGTCCTTTCCATCTAGGTTTTTCCGGAAGCAATGATCCTGAGCCTGGGAGGTGTAGGAGAACAGATGGAAAGAAGTGGCGTTGCTCTAGAGATGCTGTACCTGATCAGAAATACTGTGAAAGGCACATTAATAGGGGTCGCCACCGTTCAAGAAAGCCTGTGGAAGGCCACACTGGCCATGCTGTCTCTGGATCCATTGCTTCAAATGTGGCACCGGTTGCATCTTCCTCATCAGCATCGGTGATATCCAGCAGCAGCCCATCCAACAGCTTTGGTGTCATTACGCACCAATTCAATTCCTTGCAGCCCAATCTTACCGTTGCTTCTGCTGAAAATCGTGATAACAGGTACATGACCTAGTACACATATCAGCTTTCATAATGTTCCCTCGATCTTAGAGAAATGTCACAAGAATATGCTTTTACATTGTTTCTTTCTTCATAACTTTTATGTAGGCTGAACTTGTACTAGAAATCCTGTCGTTTTTCTTGATCAAAATGATGGAATTGTTTGCAGAACACAAGGACTTCAAGGCATATCTTTGATGCCTTCTACTCTCGATCTGAAGTCTAAAGATATGCCATTCTCCATTGCAAAACAATACGTTCCGCTTGAAAAATCATCTTACTCGGAGTTTGGACTGGTCACCTCTGATTCCCTTGTCAATCCCGCGGAAAGAATATCCTACATGACTGCTAGAAACACTGgttcttttttaaaatacacGGACAAAGAAACAAACAATCAACATTCAGCTCAACATTTTATTGATAATTGTCCAAAGAATCAGTCAAATAGTGGCTCAGTCTCCTGGCCGGAAGAACTTAACTCAGATTGGACCCAGCTTTCAATGTCCATCCCAGTTGCTCCTGACATTTCATCATCCTCTAGTTCTCCCGCACAGGAGAAATCAACGAGCTCAACTATTAAGCTGTCGCAGGAGCTTAACCCTGTCCCTGTCCCTGTCCATATGAGCCTTGGTGTTGGTCACAATCTCGGCAAGCAAATGCAAAAGCAATCATGGGGTAGTTCCATGGGTGGACCCTTAGGCGAGGTATTGACAAGCACAACTACCTATGCAGAAATGGGAGCGAACCCCTCTTCCCTGCAAGCATGGATTTATAACCCAAACATGGATTCCTCTCCTACCGGTGTCCTGCAGAAATCCACTTTCATCACGCTTTCTAACAGCAGTTCAGGAAGCAGCCCACGAAGCGCTGACAAGAAAGCATTTCCAGTCCACCTCCCGTGCACGAATGAGAAACTATAAAAACAAGTAATGAGAAACTATAAAAACAAGTTAGAATCCGTTCGTCCTTTGATGTCTTGCAACTGGTTTTGTAGTAGTGGTGTGACCTTGTTCATTTCAACCTCGTACTGATTTTTTATTCGCTTTGTTCAATGTATTGTTTCAATTCAAGCGTGAAATGTGTTTCTTGCAGCAGCAGTCATTTGCTGCTTGAGCTAGCAGCAGCAAATTCATGCAGCGGCAGGAACTTCATTAAATTGTTCTTGCTGACACTACGCATTGAAAATTTAACTCCCATAACACGTGACATTCTTGAATTATTTGAGTCTCCTGCTGTTTTGGTATTTATTGAGATCAATTATGAAGCTTATTTCACATACCACCGACGGGCATGAAGTTGATGagttatatatttttgttttattcaaTATTTAAATCAAGTTTTATTGGATTACATATAAATCATTACGATATTGATATatattgatcatccttgtatcaTTATCATTTCATCCTGCCAGTCAAAGCATGCTAATTTGATAATTTTAATAGTAAGTAGAAATTAAACCATTTTACTCTTTTTGTGGGTTTAATGATTAGAGAGTGCAAATTGtaagataaaattatttttgtcgGAAAAAACCAAAAGAAATGACGAGTGTTTCTATAAAGTTTTATGAAAACATTGGCGTCACACGACAAAATTTCGAAGGATTTGTTACCAAATATATTCTTTTtcatttgtaaattttttttttaccaagtTGTTGATATTAATTCACAAATTgcaaatatatattatacaactttggcataataataataaaaaaaaaattctagtcaTCACATATTTTTTTAACATGCCTCAAATACCTTTATTTACTTTAATTAATTCCTCAAATATCCCTATttactttaattaattttttaattctcACCTTTTTTCTGTTACATGTTTAgtgaatttaaaagttttgaattgatttatatgtttaaaaaaatattaaaaagcgtaaaattttaaattcaattttttacttttaaaatgcaagttctatttttttaatataaagtactatttaattaaattaaactctTCAATATCCCTATTTACTTTACTTAATTTGTTTAAATtcatttcctttttttttttttacacattTAGCGAATTAAAAAGTTTTACTAAATGTTTAAACAAACttattaaaaaatcataaaaacagaaatttgattttttcatttaatttcttttttgCTTTGAGTCCTCCTGACCTTGACATATAACATATTAAGGGCATACTTCCTCGTACACATGACTGTATTCCCATTTTGGGGCGGATCATCTCAATTGTCAACAGCTAGTATATATAACAAATGGAAAGATTGTTATTTTTGTTCGTCTCTTTGCGatttttgtttatatattttcaaatttaagttATAGTTTCTGCTATATATTCCAAATGCAATATTATTATGTTACTAACATGCTTATTTGCAATATCACATTGACAATCtcgttgaaatattattaaaattatctaaagaataaaaatatgatatcgCTCAGACAAATATTCTTTTTTTAGTTGGAGGAAGGGAATTATAGATATACAGTTTGGTCTCATTCTAGACTTAAAACATTTGTGTTAGATAAACTACAAGTCACCGACAAACAAATAGTAATTTTGAAACTTGTTttacaatatatattatataatcgaaacctcataattttattttgtacACATGcttttatgcatttgtacatgaaattatttgaaaattagTTTCTAAAATCTAATTAGGGTTTTCTCATACTTGTGAATGGAAAAATTGTGCAGTTTGATGGAAATATTAATTTCTCTATTTTCCCCCTTCTAgctttttgttaaaaaaattaagaatatgAATTCACATTTATCTCACATCAATATTAATTTTCAGTATAAAAAATTAGATAATACAATTACCTCATGTGATTTTTTATTACAAGTACAAAACAAAACTAaccatatttaaatattaaggaACCTTCTTAAGGTTTGTGAaaagtaataaataaatatatagatTTCTCAAATTATAAGTAATATATTgggtttatatttattttacactTAACCCTGCAaagttaatataaataaataaaaacatttcatTTACGAATTATTGATAAATTGAAAAATAGTACATGCACTGTTATAAATAATTCAATTGGTATATGATCcaactaaaaataaattttatgcttaaatcaaattatttgaagtccaattataattattaatttcaATTAGATACACATTTTTAtttccatatttttattggttgaaagaataaaataaatttatctatAGTACTATTTTATTAAGCTTGAGATACTTAGAGTAAATAACTTTGGTGTCATGATCTGTTttacaaattatatattaataaaatgttaaaattttaatgtaaaTTATATGCAGTTCAACGGATAAAGTCATTGTTTCTTAGGGTTTAGGTTATAGGtacaattttcaattttttttcaatttttttttaaatttatatatcaaaattacaatgtagtccctcactatttcttataattatattttgatccttatttaaatataaatcaaatgaattataaaaaaaattatacaagtACGCAACGCGTACATCGGTTATATTATCTATAATATATAAAGCAAGAACACTATAGTTGGTATCTTGGTATGTTCAATCTTAAATCcttcatattaaatatttttttgttaaattcCCAACATATCAATGCTAgatttcgaaaaataaaaaaatgatagtTAAACTTGCTTCACCCGTTATAAAATAGCACATCACGGCTCCGAtgacatatatttatttaatcagATTTTATCAAtgtattaaaatattgttttgttgtatatatatatgatgtatTTGCTATTCTAATTTATTaacatataattataatattataataaaaagagagataaataatatattttattatgtatttagaaattttttttaaatatattatattcgaGTATATAATTTATCTGTTTAGAtatatattcattaactaatatttattatttaatgcaAAAAGTATTATAttcatttataataaataaatcttgaaataaatatttataccTAATTGAATTTAGcaataattctttttttttagaGCAATTGAAATGTAGTGTTTGTGCTCTtgtacattttaaaaaatttaagttgcataattaTCAACAGATATAGCTTTTAGTAAAATGACAAACACTCAatcttacaattggtatcagagctaataTCACAGTTTTGAATCACATTGATTGCAGGTAATGCAATTATCAAGAGATAGATTGTTGAGTGCAATAGTTATCAATTCTAGTAGAGCAATCGAAACATGGTGTTTATGTTActgtataatttaaaatatttgagtttcaCCATTATTAGGTCCATTACAATCGAGtatatttttttagtaaaaCGACAAGTGTTTGATTATATAAGAAATatacaaaaacatttaaatataataaaaaatttcgtATTTATGACAAACCGCTAGCTACATAAATATAATGATCCTTTTATCTAAAATTATAGAGAAAAACATGATTTACTTTCCATTTAAGGGTCATGT
This is a stretch of genomic DNA from Primulina eburnea isolate SZY01 chromosome 11, ASM2296580v1, whole genome shotgun sequence. It encodes these proteins:
- the LOC140806104 gene encoding growth-regulating factor 1-like, which produces MDFGVVSHKQPASNTPSGGSTEPGNEKGSGSVNLKHQRSGLAEDNWRLTKMPKPGEVDFSTKNGASESFASLGISNPWGSGVEDGQKMLSFSRNGGMDSDDASRSIAFSFFPDEPHSRTGVGLNDSTRAPFARLKGPFTPSQWMELEHQALIYKHIVANVPVPSYLLVPIKKSLYSYGTHASNLLGWGPFHLGFSGSNDPEPGRCRRTDGKKWRCSRDAVPDQKYCERHINRGRHRSRKPVEGHTGHAVSGSIASNVAPVASSSSASVISSSSPSNSFGVITHQFNSLQPNLTVASAENRDNRTQGLQGISLMPSTLDLKSKDMPFSIAKQYVPLEKSSYSEFGLVTSDSLVNPAERISYMTARNTGSFLKYTDKETNNQHSAQHFIDNCPKNQSNSGSVSWPEELNSDWTQLSMSIPVAPDISSSSSSPAQEKSTSSTIKLSQELNPVPVPVHMSLGVGHNLGKQMQKQSWGSSMGGPLGEVLTSTTTYAEMGANPSSLQAWIYNPNMDSSPTGVLQKSTFITLSNSSSGSSPRSADKKAFPVHLPCTNEKL